A window from Vulcanimicrobium alpinum encodes these proteins:
- a CDS encoding Lrp/AsnC family transcriptional regulator produces MSENLLDETDKRILSALQRNGRLQNVDLAKAVGLSPSPCLRRVKRLEDGGFIERYGALLDRTKLGFGITAFLSIEIERNRKAETELLRDQLRALPQVVACHIITGDADFFLEIVARDLAGYSAFVLDVLNKLPGIKSIRSSISLEAVKANAPLPLGSDKRTSR; encoded by the coding sequence ATGTCAGAGAACCTCCTCGACGAGACCGATAAGCGCATCCTTTCGGCACTCCAGCGCAATGGGCGGCTTCAGAACGTGGACCTCGCGAAGGCCGTGGGGCTGTCTCCTTCGCCGTGCTTGCGGCGCGTGAAGCGCCTGGAGGACGGCGGGTTCATCGAACGCTACGGAGCGCTGCTCGACCGCACGAAGCTCGGCTTCGGGATCACAGCGTTTCTGAGCATCGAGATCGAGCGGAACCGCAAGGCCGAGACGGAGCTGCTGCGCGATCAGCTGCGCGCGCTGCCGCAGGTCGTCGCTTGTCACATCATCACCGGCGATGCCGACTTTTTCCTCGAGATCGTCGCGCGCGACCTCGCCGGCTACTCGGCGTTCGTCCTCGACGTGCTCAACAAACTCCCCGGCATCAAGAGCATCCGGTCGAGCATCTCGCTCGAAGCGGTGAAAGCCAACGCACCCCTCCCGCTCGGCAGCGACAAACGCACGTCACGCTGA
- a CDS encoding IS5 family transposase, with translation MRTHDEQRASVWTTLQPEDTVPGDHPLRPMRVMVNEILRELSPEFSKLYSRRGRPSIAPEKLLRALLLQMFYSIRSEPMLLEQLRYNLLFRWFVGLSMDDKIWDPSTFSKNRDRFLNGEISERFFAAVVERARADELLSNEHFTVDGTLIEAWASHKSFRPKSDDEPPTSSGGRNEGVNFRGRPRSNETHVSSTDPDARLYRKSSGAPAILGYLGHALMENRNGLIVGVKTTRATGIAEREAALELIRGVSGSNRITLGADKAYDTKDFVEALRALNVTPHVAQNTTRRRSAIDRRTVRHPGYTVSQRRRKLIEESFGWGKTIGRLRKVHFRGLDLVGDIVRWTAAAYNLIRIRNLRAAT, from the coding sequence ATGCGGACTCATGATGAGCAGCGTGCATCCGTTTGGACGACGTTGCAGCCGGAAGACACCGTGCCCGGCGATCATCCGTTGCGCCCGATGCGCGTGATGGTCAACGAAATTCTGCGCGAACTCTCGCCGGAGTTTTCCAAGCTCTACTCCCGACGGGGCCGGCCATCGATCGCGCCGGAGAAGCTGCTGCGAGCCTTGCTGTTGCAAATGTTCTACTCGATCCGCAGCGAGCCGATGCTGCTGGAGCAGTTGCGTTACAATTTGCTCTTTCGTTGGTTCGTGGGCTTGAGCATGGACGACAAGATCTGGGACCCCTCGACGTTCAGCAAGAACCGCGATCGGTTCTTGAATGGCGAAATCTCCGAGCGGTTCTTCGCCGCCGTGGTCGAGCGGGCGCGTGCCGACGAACTGCTCTCGAACGAGCATTTCACCGTCGATGGGACGCTAATCGAGGCGTGGGCCAGCCACAAGAGCTTTCGGCCCAAGTCGGACGACGAACCGCCGACCTCGAGCGGCGGTCGCAACGAGGGCGTGAACTTTCGTGGCCGGCCGCGCAGCAACGAGACGCACGTCTCGAGTACCGATCCGGACGCGCGGTTGTACCGCAAGAGCAGCGGCGCGCCGGCGATTCTCGGCTATCTCGGACATGCTCTGATGGAGAATCGCAACGGCTTGATAGTCGGCGTGAAGACCACTCGCGCGACCGGGATCGCCGAACGCGAAGCAGCGCTGGAATTGATTCGCGGGGTCAGCGGAAGCAACCGAATCACGCTCGGCGCCGACAAGGCGTACGATACCAAAGACTTTGTCGAGGCGTTGCGAGCGCTCAACGTGACGCCGCACGTTGCTCAAAATACGACCCGTCGCCGCAGCGCGATCGACCGCCGAACCGTCCGCCATCCGGGCTACACGGTGAGTCAACGCAGGCGCAAGTTGATCGAGGAGAGCTTCGGGTGGGGCAAGACGATCGGCCGATTGCGCAAGGTGCATTTCCGCGGGCTTGATCTGGTCGGCGACATTGTGCGCTGGACGGCCGCGGCGTACAACTTGATCAGGATACGCAATCTGAGGGCCGCGACATGA
- a CDS encoding thiolase family protein, whose translation MPEAVVVDALRTPMGRYGGALASVRPDDLGAHAIRALVERTRVEPALIDDVFWGAANQAGEDCRNAGRMALLLAGLPTSVPGTTLNRLCGSGLQALNAAYHAIAAGVVDVAIAGGAESMTRAPFVILKSEKAYDRAPEIHDTTLGNRMVNPRLAAWYPPISLGETAENVAEQYGISRDAQDRFAYESQMKCKTAVEAGRFAAELTPVHVDAGKKSYDLSQDEPPRPDTTMETLAKLKPAFKANGTVTAGNSSPLNDGAAALLMCSAEAAERHGWTPMARVVTSATFGVDPSVMGIGPIGATRKALDRAKLAARDLDLVELNEAFAAQSVACVRELGIDPAIVNVNGGAIALGHPLGCSGARIATTLLHELRRRGGRYGLATMCIGMGQGIATIFERL comes from the coding sequence ATGCCCGAAGCCGTTGTTGTCGACGCCCTCCGCACGCCGATGGGCCGCTACGGAGGCGCGCTCGCGTCCGTGCGGCCGGACGACCTCGGAGCGCACGCGATCCGCGCGCTGGTGGAGCGCACGCGCGTCGAGCCCGCGCTGATCGACGACGTCTTCTGGGGCGCCGCGAATCAGGCCGGCGAGGACTGCCGCAACGCGGGCCGGATGGCGCTGCTGCTCGCGGGGCTGCCGACGAGCGTCCCGGGCACGACGCTCAACCGGCTCTGCGGAAGCGGTCTGCAGGCGCTCAACGCCGCCTATCATGCGATCGCCGCGGGCGTCGTCGACGTCGCGATTGCCGGCGGTGCGGAATCGATGACGCGCGCGCCGTTCGTGATCCTCAAATCCGAGAAGGCGTACGATCGCGCGCCCGAGATCCACGACACGACGCTTGGCAACCGGATGGTGAATCCGCGGCTCGCCGCATGGTATCCGCCGATTTCGCTCGGAGAGACCGCCGAGAACGTCGCCGAGCAGTACGGCATCTCGCGCGATGCGCAGGACCGTTTCGCGTACGAAAGCCAGATGAAATGCAAGACCGCGGTGGAGGCCGGCCGCTTCGCCGCCGAGCTGACGCCGGTGCACGTCGACGCGGGCAAGAAATCCTACGATCTTTCGCAGGACGAGCCGCCGCGCCCCGACACGACGATGGAGACGCTCGCGAAACTCAAGCCGGCGTTCAAAGCGAACGGGACGGTCACTGCCGGCAACTCCTCGCCGCTCAACGACGGCGCGGCCGCGCTGCTGATGTGCAGCGCCGAAGCCGCCGAGCGGCACGGCTGGACGCCGATGGCGCGGGTGGTGACGTCGGCGACGTTCGGCGTCGATCCGAGCGTCATGGGGATCGGTCCGATCGGTGCGACGCGCAAGGCCCTCGACCGCGCGAAGCTGGCGGCACGGGATCTCGATCTGGTCGAACTCAACGAAGCGTTCGCCGCGCAGTCCGTCGCGTGCGTCCGCGAACTCGGGATCGATCCGGCGATCGTGAACGTGAACGGCGGCGCGATCGCGCTGGGCCACCCGCTGGGCTGCAGCGGCGCTCGCATCGCGACGACGCTGCTGCACGAACTCCGCCGCCGCGGCGGCCGCTACGGTCTCGCCACGATGTGCATCGGCATGGGCCAAGGCATCGCCACAATCTTCGAACGCCTCTAA
- a CDS encoding FAD-dependent oxidoreductase produces the protein MRTACGVEHGTTHAACIAGGGPAGMLLGYLLARAGLDVVVLEKHGDFLRDFRGDTVHPSTLAVIGELGLLERFLKIPHQRVARLAGVVNGHRVTIADFAHVRTRCRYIAMMPQWDLLNFFATEARAFPSFHLEINAEVTGLIAEDGRVIGVRVADPSGKREIRAALVVAADGRHSTVRRCAALPVHDLGAPIDVLWIRLPKRPGDPSETLGYFDAGRVLVTIDRGEYFQCGLVIPKGGIDALHAGGIRAVREQIAALAPLLRDRVDAIRDWNDVSLLTVRIDRLERWHRPGLLCIGDAAHAMSPMGGVGINLAIQDAVAAANLLAAPLRDGAVSDAQLEAVQRRRMPAVRFTQGLQVFAQERVFGQAPPGAVPSRSLPAPLRLLQMLPLLQAIPAYVVGVGVRPARVRTPNRAG, from the coding sequence ATGCGAACGGCATGCGGTGTGGAGCACGGGACGACGCACGCCGCATGCATCGCCGGCGGCGGACCGGCCGGGATGCTGCTGGGCTACTTGCTCGCCCGCGCGGGGCTCGACGTCGTCGTCCTCGAGAAGCACGGCGACTTTCTGCGCGACTTCCGCGGCGACACGGTCCACCCGTCGACGCTCGCGGTGATCGGCGAACTCGGCCTGCTCGAGCGTTTTCTGAAGATCCCGCATCAGCGCGTCGCGCGGCTCGCCGGGGTCGTCAACGGCCACCGCGTGACGATCGCCGACTTCGCGCACGTCCGGACGCGCTGCCGCTACATCGCGATGATGCCGCAGTGGGATCTGCTCAACTTCTTCGCGACGGAAGCACGCGCGTTTCCGAGCTTCCACCTTGAGATCAACGCCGAGGTGACCGGCCTGATCGCAGAAGACGGGCGTGTGATCGGCGTGCGCGTTGCGGACCCGAGCGGGAAACGCGAGATTCGCGCGGCGCTCGTCGTCGCCGCCGACGGGCGCCATTCGACGGTTCGCCGCTGCGCGGCGCTGCCGGTGCACGATCTCGGCGCCCCGATCGACGTGCTGTGGATCCGTCTGCCGAAACGGCCCGGCGATCCGTCGGAGACGCTGGGATACTTCGACGCCGGGCGCGTGCTCGTCACGATCGATCGCGGCGAGTACTTCCAGTGCGGGCTCGTGATCCCGAAAGGCGGGATCGACGCGCTGCACGCGGGCGGGATCCGGGCCGTGCGCGAGCAGATCGCAGCGCTGGCGCCGCTGCTGCGCGATCGCGTCGACGCGATCCGCGATTGGAACGACGTCAGCCTGCTCACGGTGCGGATCGATCGACTCGAACGCTGGCATCGCCCGGGGCTGCTCTGCATCGGCGACGCCGCGCACGCAATGTCGCCGATGGGCGGCGTCGGGATCAACCTCGCGATTCAAGACGCGGTCGCCGCCGCGAACCTGCTCGCCGCGCCGCTGCGCGACGGCGCCGTCTCCGACGCGCAGCTCGAGGCGGTGCAGCGCCGCCGGATGCCGGCCGTCCGGTTCACGCAAGGCCTGCAGGTCTTCGCGCAGGAGCGCGTCTTCGGGCAAGCGCCGCCGGGCGCCGTGCCTTCACGGTCGCTTCCGGCACCGCTGCGGCTGCTGCAGATGCTCCCGCTGCTGCAGGCGATCCCCGCCTACGTCGTGGGCGTGGGAGTGCGTCCCGCACGCGTGCGCACGCCGAACCGCGCGGGCTGA
- a CDS encoding Ldh family oxidoreductase, whose protein sequence is MIGEEPSKIRANEADERAFIVRALTALDVSQSDARDVADVLVAADLRGVESHGIARLDTFYCRRIEAGVVAARPQYTVLRESPTQIALDAGNGLGHPAGIHAMRAAIAKAEQTGIGLATLRNSNHFGIGAYYAMMALDRGMIGLAMTNSTHLAVPTFGRQKTQGTNPIAVAIPAADGPPYVLDMATTAVTFGRLEVSDRKSKELKPGWAVDADGRETRDPRIAMTTGALLPLGGYGTENGGHKGYGLGALVEILCGVLSGGPFGTDLGLDERGLHGGTVGNFFGAFRVDAIRDLPLFGRDLDRQLGLLRAGRTSPGVERVLVAGDPEREHTERYRSEGVPIDPKVWETIDALADRLGIAKLDRFVVEPV, encoded by the coding sequence ATGATCGGTGAAGAGCCTTCGAAGATCCGTGCGAACGAGGCGGACGAGCGGGCGTTTATCGTCCGCGCTCTCACCGCACTCGACGTCTCCCAGAGCGACGCACGCGACGTCGCCGACGTCCTCGTCGCCGCCGATCTGCGCGGCGTCGAATCGCACGGGATCGCGCGCCTCGACACGTTCTACTGCCGGCGGATCGAGGCCGGCGTCGTCGCGGCGCGCCCGCAGTACACCGTGCTGCGCGAGAGCCCGACGCAGATCGCGCTCGACGCGGGCAACGGACTCGGCCATCCGGCCGGCATCCATGCGATGCGCGCGGCGATCGCGAAGGCGGAGCAGACGGGGATCGGCTTGGCGACGCTGCGCAACTCCAACCATTTCGGAATCGGCGCTTACTACGCGATGATGGCGCTCGATCGCGGGATGATCGGTCTCGCGATGACCAACTCGACGCATCTCGCGGTGCCGACGTTCGGCCGGCAGAAGACGCAGGGCACGAATCCGATCGCCGTAGCCATCCCCGCCGCCGACGGGCCGCCGTACGTCCTCGACATGGCGACGACGGCGGTGACGTTCGGTCGCCTCGAAGTGAGCGATCGCAAGTCGAAGGAGCTCAAACCCGGCTGGGCCGTCGACGCCGACGGACGCGAGACGCGCGATCCGCGCATCGCGATGACGACCGGCGCGCTGCTGCCGCTGGGCGGCTACGGCACCGAGAACGGCGGGCACAAAGGCTACGGCCTCGGCGCGCTGGTCGAGATCCTCTGCGGCGTGCTCTCGGGGGGACCGTTCGGGACCGACCTCGGGCTCGACGAACGCGGCCTGCACGGCGGAACGGTCGGCAACTTCTTCGGTGCGTTCCGCGTCGACGCGATCCGCGATCTGCCGCTGTTCGGACGCGATCTCGATCGTCAACTCGGCTTGCTGCGCGCGGGACGGACGTCGCCCGGCGTCGAGCGCGTCCTGGTCGCGGGCGATCCCGAACGCGAGCACACCGAACGGTATCGCAGCGAGGGCGTTCCGATCGATCCCAAGGTGTGGGAGACGATAGACGCGCTCGCCGATCGCCTGGGCATCGCGAAACTCGACCGCTTCGTCGTCGAACCGGTATGA
- a CDS encoding 2-oxo acid dehydrogenase subunit E2, whose protein sequence is MNVEFPKLADTLVDGLVSAWYKKPGDAVNRGEPLFAVETDKVNTDVESPQDGILAEILVLEGERAEVGQILARFADATPAGMHTAVSRPVAPPTLTKAGGLTAMRKRIAERMTEARATIAQGSCAVQIDLSAVDRGGRAWTAYFVRAFGRALNADRIGVAVEILGGLVVPVVSQANAASLDAIAAQIADLAARARSGALTAHDVGGATATVTNVGATGTLLAFPLVAPGESAILAPGAIVDGRGWLALCYDRARFDEYAADRVLADVARKLRDVRAD, encoded by the coding sequence ATGAACGTCGAGTTCCCCAAGCTCGCCGACACGCTCGTCGACGGCCTGGTCTCTGCCTGGTACAAGAAACCCGGCGACGCCGTGAATCGCGGCGAGCCGCTCTTCGCCGTCGAGACCGACAAGGTGAACACCGACGTCGAATCGCCGCAGGACGGCATCCTCGCCGAGATTCTCGTCCTCGAAGGCGAACGCGCCGAGGTCGGTCAGATCCTCGCGCGCTTCGCCGACGCGACGCCCGCCGGCATGCACACCGCGGTCTCGCGGCCCGTCGCGCCGCCGACGCTCACGAAAGCGGGCGGTTTGACGGCGATGCGCAAGCGCATCGCGGAGCGCATGACCGAAGCGCGCGCCACGATCGCGCAAGGTTCGTGCGCGGTGCAGATCGATCTCTCCGCCGTCGACCGCGGCGGCCGGGCCTGGACGGCCTACTTCGTCCGCGCGTTCGGCCGCGCGCTTAATGCCGACCGCATCGGCGTCGCGGTCGAGATCCTCGGCGGCCTCGTCGTGCCCGTCGTCTCGCAGGCGAACGCCGCATCGCTCGACGCGATCGCCGCGCAGATCGCGGACCTCGCGGCGCGCGCGCGCAGCGGCGCACTCACCGCGCACGACGTCGGCGGCGCGACCGCGACGGTCACGAACGTCGGCGCGACCGGGACGCTGCTCGCGTTCCCGCTCGTCGCCCCCGGCGAGTCAGCGATTCTCGCGCCGGGGGCGATCGTCGACGGCCGCGGTTGGCTCGCGCTCTGCTACGACCGCGCCCGCTTCGACGAGTACGCGGCGGACCGTGTCCTTGCGGATGTCGCGCGCAAGCTGCGTGACGTGCGGGCCGACTGA
- a CDS encoding transketolase C-terminal domain-containing protein — protein MRERSVVEAVREALAGEMARDECVVVLGEDVGVLGGVFRATEGLHARFGARRVIDMPMAETGIAGVAVGMAMRGLRPVAEIQFADFIHAAMDHLVGEAAKIRWRTGGDWTCPLVLRTAYGGGFRGGPYHSQSVEAFYAHAPGLKIVAPSTPADAKGLLTAAIRDPDPVLVLEHKRTYRAIRGDVPEGEYLVPIGEAAVARAGSDVTVLSYGMMLHESLAAAQTLAGEGIDVEVIDLRTLLPLDRATILASLAKTRRLCVVHEDTLTMGLGAELCAIAAEAGVLDVPPVRVAMPDIPGIPVDEVLEDAIVPNRATIRDAIVRLAAARAQRGGATPAYDPVIPQASSTIAVDLPAEHTRLALDALVAAARAFPRFNATFAWTGIVEHADVVVDLDLGPAMPSRGGGTIALIDYGASGSDLAVPFVRPGHTAAVRIGAVRNGRAFVTCAVDHRAVDGADVGRFLAAFKTACESRPAEARHAEPVEARPETRP, from the coding sequence ATGCGTGAGCGCTCGGTCGTCGAGGCAGTGCGCGAAGCGCTCGCCGGCGAGATGGCTCGCGACGAGTGCGTGGTCGTCCTCGGCGAAGACGTCGGCGTGCTGGGCGGCGTCTTCCGCGCGACGGAAGGGCTGCACGCGCGCTTCGGCGCGCGGCGCGTCATCGACATGCCGATGGCCGAGACGGGGATCGCCGGCGTCGCGGTCGGGATGGCGATGCGCGGCCTGCGACCGGTCGCGGAGATCCAGTTCGCCGACTTCATCCACGCGGCGATGGACCATCTCGTTGGCGAAGCGGCGAAGATCCGGTGGCGCACCGGAGGAGATTGGACGTGTCCGCTCGTCTTGCGCACCGCGTACGGCGGCGGCTTTCGCGGCGGTCCGTACCATTCGCAGAGCGTCGAGGCGTTTTACGCGCACGCGCCGGGATTGAAGATCGTGGCGCCGTCGACCCCGGCCGACGCGAAGGGCCTGCTCACCGCGGCGATCCGCGATCCCGATCCGGTGCTCGTTCTCGAACACAAGCGGACCTATCGTGCGATCCGCGGCGACGTCCCGGAGGGCGAATATCTCGTCCCGATCGGCGAGGCCGCGGTCGCGCGCGCGGGCAGCGACGTCACCGTGCTGAGCTACGGGATGATGCTGCACGAATCGCTCGCGGCGGCGCAGACGCTCGCCGGCGAGGGGATCGACGTCGAAGTGATCGACCTGCGCACGCTGCTCCCGCTCGATCGCGCGACGATCCTCGCATCGCTCGCGAAGACGCGCCGGCTGTGCGTCGTGCACGAAGATACGCTGACGATGGGTCTCGGCGCGGAGTTGTGCGCGATCGCGGCGGAAGCCGGCGTCCTCGACGTCCCGCCGGTGCGCGTCGCGATGCCCGATATCCCCGGAATCCCCGTCGACGAGGTCCTCGAAGACGCGATCGTGCCGAATCGCGCGACGATTCGCGACGCGATCGTGCGGCTCGCGGCGGCGCGCGCGCAGCGCGGCGGCGCAACGCCCGCGTACGACCCGGTGATCCCGCAGGCGTCGAGCACGATCGCGGTCGACCTTCCCGCGGAGCACACGCGCCTCGCGCTCGACGCGCTCGTCGCGGCGGCGCGCGCGTTCCCGCGCTTCAACGCAACGTTCGCTTGGACGGGGATCGTCGAGCACGCCGACGTCGTCGTCGACCTCGACCTCGGCCCCGCGATGCCCTCGCGCGGCGGCGGAACGATCGCACTGATCGACTACGGCGCGAGCGGCAGCGATCTCGCCGTTCCGTTCGTCCGCCCCGGCCACACCGCCGCCGTCCGCATCGGCGCCGTCCGTAACGGCCGCGCCTTCGTCACGTGCGCCGTCGACCACCGCGCCGTCGACGGCGCCGACGTCGGCCGCTTTCTCGCCGCCTTCAAAACCGCATGCGAATCGCGTCCTGCTGAGGCGCGTCACGCTGAGCCTGTCGAAGCGCGGCCGGAGACGCGCCCATGA
- a CDS encoding thiamine pyrophosphate-dependent dehydrogenase E1 component subunit alpha: protein MLERSERERGYRALSLARALDERMWRLARAGRAHFAVPCSGHEAIGTGYALAMQPGVDWLAPHYRDLAALLVLGMPARDVMLCFFSRPSDPNARGRQPYAHFGSRALHVLSQQGPQPNHCSHGVGCAWGSQLLGDGSVTVIAFGDGGAQKGEAHESMNLAAVHRLPCVFVVHRNGWTQSVRREDEYATETLVARAAGYGMPGIAVDGGDLEAMHAAAAEAIARARSGAGPTLIDAQCIRFLPNTSNDDDTRYRDRSEIEAARATQDPLVRARALVDAAWAAAVDAENAAIADDAAAWAEAQPLGDPATVLEHAYA, encoded by the coding sequence ATGCTCGAACGATCGGAGCGGGAGCGCGGCTATCGCGCGCTCTCGCTCGCGCGAGCGCTCGACGAGCGGATGTGGCGGCTGGCTCGGGCCGGCCGCGCGCATTTCGCAGTCCCGTGCAGCGGACACGAGGCGATCGGCACGGGGTACGCGCTCGCGATGCAGCCCGGGGTCGATTGGCTCGCGCCGCATTACCGCGATCTTGCGGCCTTGCTCGTTCTCGGGATGCCGGCGCGCGACGTGATGCTCTGTTTCTTCTCGCGGCCCTCCGATCCGAACGCGCGCGGCCGCCAGCCCTACGCCCATTTCGGCTCGCGTGCGCTGCACGTGCTCTCCCAGCAGGGACCGCAGCCCAACCACTGCTCGCACGGCGTCGGCTGCGCGTGGGGCTCGCAGCTGCTCGGCGACGGCAGCGTCACCGTGATCGCGTTCGGCGACGGCGGCGCGCAGAAAGGCGAAGCGCACGAGTCGATGAACCTCGCGGCCGTCCACCGGCTTCCGTGCGTGTTCGTCGTCCACCGCAACGGCTGGACGCAGTCGGTCCGGCGCGAAGACGAGTACGCGACCGAGACGCTCGTGGCGCGCGCGGCCGGCTACGGGATGCCGGGGATCGCGGTCGACGGCGGCGACCTCGAGGCGATGCATGCCGCCGCCGCCGAGGCGATCGCGCGTGCGCGCAGCGGCGCCGGCCCGACGCTGATCGACGCGCAGTGCATCCGGTTTCTGCCCAACACCTCGAACGACGACGACACGCGCTACCGCGACCGCAGCGAGATCGAGGCGGCACGCGCGACGCAGGATCCGCTCGTACGCGCGCGTGCGCTGGTCGACGCCGCGTGGGCCGCAGCGGTCGACGCCGAAAATGCCGCGATCGCCGACGACGCGGCGGCGTGGGCGGAAGCGCAGCCGCTCGGCGATCCGGCGACGGTCCTCGAGCACGCGTATGCGTGA
- a CDS encoding ABC transporter substrate-binding protein, with protein MVRIVVRFGMLALAALLIVPAAPPRLAGAAAEPYVIGATVSESGPGATLGRPEADSIQMAVDEINKAGGVQGHPLQVTVLDDESNATTAVNNTRKLLDQHVAAIIGSSLTQTSLAMVPLATQAKVPMVSLASSAQVIQPIADRQWIFKMPITDFHVAQSMQEYMRAKKMTKVAVIYRNDDYGKTGLSHFQDAGKRFGFEVVDAEAIDARASDATTQLTKIKAANPQAVVAWTTLPSANVIIKGYRELGISVPIFYSDGAATGVFPQQAGAALDGAFIASTKINVASYLPANDPQKKLLTHYISAFESGYPKDAPVSIFGGFGYDSVYVLKQALERAKSTDGEKLRQALEHTDYTGVTGTFRMSGGDHNGLSVFSLVLTRVAGGKFTIAK; from the coding sequence ATGGTTCGGATCGTCGTTCGTTTCGGCATGCTCGCGCTCGCCGCGCTCCTCATCGTTCCGGCGGCACCGCCGCGTCTCGCCGGTGCCGCCGCGGAACCCTACGTGATCGGTGCGACCGTTTCAGAGAGCGGTCCGGGTGCGACCCTCGGCCGGCCGGAAGCCGACAGCATCCAGATGGCGGTCGACGAGATCAACAAGGCCGGCGGCGTACAGGGGCATCCGCTGCAGGTCACGGTCCTCGACGACGAGTCGAACGCGACGACCGCCGTCAACAACACCCGCAAGCTCCTCGACCAGCACGTCGCCGCGATCATCGGCTCGTCGCTGACGCAAACGTCGCTGGCGATGGTCCCGCTCGCGACGCAGGCAAAGGTGCCGATGGTCTCGCTCGCCTCGAGCGCGCAGGTGATCCAGCCGATCGCCGATCGGCAGTGGATCTTCAAGATGCCGATCACCGACTTCCACGTCGCGCAGTCGATGCAGGAGTACATGCGCGCGAAGAAGATGACGAAGGTCGCCGTCATCTACCGCAACGACGACTACGGCAAGACGGGCCTCTCCCATTTCCAGGACGCCGGGAAGCGCTTCGGATTTGAAGTCGTCGACGCTGAAGCGATCGACGCGCGCGCGAGCGACGCGACGACGCAATTGACGAAGATCAAAGCTGCCAACCCGCAGGCCGTCGTCGCGTGGACGACGCTGCCGTCGGCGAACGTGATCATCAAGGGTTATCGCGAACTCGGCATCTCGGTGCCGATCTTCTACTCCGACGGTGCGGCGACGGGGGTCTTCCCGCAGCAGGCCGGCGCCGCGCTCGACGGCGCGTTCATCGCGAGCACGAAGATCAACGTCGCGAGCTATCTGCCGGCGAACGATCCGCAGAAGAAGCTGCTGACGCACTACATCTCCGCGTTCGAGAGCGGCTATCCCAAAGATGCGCCGGTCAGCATCTTCGGCGGATTCGGATACGACAGCGTCTACGTTCTCAAACAGGCGCTGGAACGCGCGAAGTCGACCGACGGTGAAAAGCTGCGCCAAGCGCTCGAGCACACCGACTACACCGGTGTCACTGGAACGTTCCGCATGTCGGGCGGCGATCACAACGGGCTCTCGGTGTTCTCGCTCGTCCTGACGCGCGTCGCCGGCGGAAAGTTCACGATCGCGAAGTAG